A part of Patescibacteria group bacterium genomic DNA contains:
- a CDS encoding type IV pilus twitching motility protein PilT: MNQSLTVSSLLTDMVNMGASDLHLAVGVPPSVRIEGELKILDAMGKLTEMQVSNIIFSCATPAQKDLFNINRDLDFSYTLSEKARFRVNAYWQKSTPAASFRKIPFEVPDLASLNLPANIIKELCNLPQGLVLITGPSGQGKSTTLAAMINYINNSRSSHIITIEDPIEYIFTDNKSTIHQRELHTDTFSWEVALRSALRQDPNVVLIGEMRDLETISSAITIAETGHLVLATLHTNSASQTVDRIIDVFPESQQNQVRVQLSLILEGVISQRLVPGIHKGRFPACEILLTTPALQNLIREGKTHQIDNIIVTSQDIGMKTLEMSLADLVFAGKITVEEAKKHSMKPADLARLVSKKYADI; encoded by the coding sequence ATGAATCAAAGTCTTACGGTTTCATCGCTTCTGACTGACATGGTTAATATGGGCGCCTCTGATTTGCATCTTGCGGTTGGCGTTCCCCCAAGCGTAAGAATTGAAGGCGAATTAAAAATACTTGACGCGATGGGAAAATTAACCGAAATGCAAGTTTCCAACATTATTTTTTCCTGCGCAACTCCAGCCCAAAAAGACCTTTTTAATATTAATCGTGATTTGGACTTTTCGTATACCTTATCCGAAAAAGCTCGATTTAGGGTTAATGCGTATTGGCAAAAAAGCACGCCGGCGGCCTCGTTTAGAAAAATTCCTTTTGAAGTTCCTGATTTAGCAAGTTTAAATTTGCCCGCCAATATTATAAAGGAGCTTTGTAATCTACCTCAAGGTTTAGTTTTAATTACAGGACCATCGGGTCAAGGGAAGTCGACTACGCTGGCGGCGATGATAAATTATATTAATAACAGTCGCTCTTCTCATATTATTACTATAGAAGATCCGATAGAATATATTTTTACAGATAACAAATCTACTATCCACCAAAGAGAGCTTCACACCGACACCTTCTCTTGGGAAGTGGCACTGCGTTCTGCTTTGCGCCAAGACCCCAATGTAGTTTTAATTGGAGAAATGCGCGATTTAGAGACAATTTCCAGCGCCATTACCATTGCCGAAACTGGTCATTTAGTTTTGGCAACTTTGCATACTAACAGCGCTTCGCAAACGGTGGATAGAATTATTGATGTTTTTCCCGAAAGTCAGCAAAATCAAGTTAGGGTGCAACTATCTCTAATCTTAGAGGGGGTAATTTCGCAAAGATTGGTTCCAGGAATTCATAAGGGGCGCTTTCCCGCCTGTGAAATACTGCTGACTACGCCAGCCTTGCAAAATTTAATTCGCGAAGGAAAAACCCACCAGATTGATAATATTATTGTTACCAGCCAGGATATTGGAATGAAGACACTGGAAATGTCGCTTGCCGATTTGGTGTTTGCGGGAAAAATAACAGTCGAAGAAGCCAAAAAGCACAGCATGAAGCCGGCTGATTTAGCAAGACTTGTTTCTAAAAAATATGCCGATATTTAA
- the tadA gene encoding Flp pilus assembly complex ATPase component TadA — protein MTNLKRKGVEDILFENKKINADQLSAIRLERVNTGREIEDIIISRKYATPSDIIFAKSILYSIPVANLSDLNLSPQILELVPESVAKKYTVIPLLSEGGFLEVAMSDPLDLEIIEYLEKKTGLTVKPQIALKSEIVKVIATQYSRSIGEDVSRALEEVGPTKIEEQIKDINKVQEVIRDAPVARIVSAILELAVKSRASDVHIEPTEDKTRIRYRIDGILQEKLTPLPKTVHGSLVARIKILSGLKIDEKRKPQDGRFRIKVGEAETDLRVSTLPTVTGEKVVIRLLKDESKSLMLKDLGLRGMALKKFEEALLKPHGIILVTGPTGSGKTVTLATALSKINTVRVNIVTVEDPVEIRIQGVNQVQINPAAGFTFASALRAFLRQDPNVIMVGEIRDGETAELAIHASLVGRLVLSTLHTNSAAGAIPRLLDMGVENFLLASTLRVVLAQRLVRRLCPHCKEAYKAPPEMEKTIKETLGSDLESQLKYFSKDESLPDKSGNSFFSEKVSKNKKTVELFKPKGCDKCMNIGYIGRTGIFEVMPETDKITKMILERKSAEDIEKVARDEGMLTLIQDGFLKVLEGTTTIEEVLMVARE, from the coding sequence ATGACCAATCTAAAACGCAAGGGGGTAGAAGACATCCTCTTTGAAAATAAAAAAATAAATGCCGACCAACTTTCGGCAATTCGTTTGGAACGAGTAAACACCGGTCGTGAAATAGAAGACATTATTATCTCGCGAAAATACGCCACCCCATCGGACATAATTTTTGCCAAAAGTATTCTTTATTCAATTCCCGTTGCCAATTTATCTGACTTAAATTTAAGCCCGCAAATTTTAGAGCTGGTTCCAGAATCGGTTGCTAAAAAGTATACCGTAATTCCCCTTTTATCCGAGGGCGGGTTTTTAGAGGTGGCCATGAGCGATCCGCTGGATTTGGAAATTATTGAGTATCTCGAAAAAAAGACCGGTCTCACGGTCAAGCCACAGATTGCTCTAAAAAGCGAAATTGTTAAGGTAATTGCAACTCAATACAGCCGAAGTATTGGAGAAGATGTTTCTCGAGCTTTGGAAGAGGTTGGTCCCACTAAAATTGAAGAGCAGATCAAAGATATTAATAAAGTTCAAGAAGTAATCCGCGATGCCCCAGTTGCTAGAATTGTGAGCGCAATTTTGGAACTTGCTGTTAAATCCCGCGCCTCTGATGTGCATATAGAACCAACGGAGGATAAAACAAGAATCAGGTATCGTATTGATGGAATTTTACAAGAAAAACTAACCCCCTTGCCTAAAACTGTTCACGGAAGCTTAGTTGCTAGGATTAAAATCCTCTCGGGGCTTAAAATTGACGAAAAAAGAAAGCCTCAAGATGGTCGCTTTAGAATAAAAGTTGGTGAAGCCGAAACCGACTTGCGGGTTTCTACCCTTCCTACCGTTACGGGAGAAAAAGTTGTGATTAGGCTATTAAAGGATGAATCTAAATCGTTAATGTTAAAAGACTTAGGTCTTAGAGGCATGGCTTTAAAAAAATTTGAGGAGGCGCTTTTAAAACCCCACGGCATCATTTTGGTTACGGGACCTACTGGTTCGGGAAAAACGGTTACCCTTGCTACTGCGCTTTCTAAGATAAATACCGTGAGGGTCAATATTGTCACTGTGGAAGACCCGGTGGAAATTAGAATTCAAGGAGTTAATCAAGTTCAGATTAATCCCGCGGCGGGATTCACCTTTGCCTCGGCGTTGCGGGCATTTTTGCGTCAAGATCCCAATGTAATTATGGTTGGAGAAATTAGAGATGGCGAAACGGCGGAACTTGCTATTCACGCCTCTTTGGTTGGAAGGTTGGTTTTGTCAACTTTGCACACAAATTCGGCGGCGGGTGCCATCCCTCGTCTTTTAGACATGGGGGTGGAAAACTTTTTATTGGCATCAACCTTGCGAGTGGTTTTGGCTCAACGGTTGGTTAGAAGGCTTTGTCCGCATTGCAAGGAAGCCTACAAGGCTCCGCCCGAAATGGAAAAAACAATTAAAGAAACTTTAGGGTCGGATTTGGAGTCACAGCTTAAATATTTTAGCAAGGATGAATCTCTCCCCGACAAGTCGGGGAATAGCTTCTTTTCGGAAAAAGTTTCCAAAAATAAAAAAACAGTCGAACTTTTTAAACCAAAAGGCTGTGACAAATGTATGAATATTGGGTATATTGGAAGGACGGGGATTTTTGAAGTTATGCCCGAAACGGACAAGATTACCAAAATGATTCTGGAGCGCAAATCGGCAGAGGATATCGAAAAAGTGGCGCGAGATGAAGGAATGCTAACCTTAATTCAAGACGGATTTTTAAAAGTGTTAGAAGGGACAACAACCATAGAGGAGGTTCTCATGGTTGCCCGCGAATAA
- a CDS encoding DNA gyrase subunit B, whose product MPKETKYSQYNAEQIQILEGLDPVRKRPGMYIGSTDQTGLHHLVTEIVNNAVDEALAGFCNQIVIYFNADNSISVTDNGRGIPTDIKKEYNKSALELMMTKLHSGGKFGEGGYKIAGGLHGVGLSVTNALSEFFTVVVKRGSSLMIQEYTNSVPTEDVKPISEAEFKSKFPNESDYLLSGESGSVFYFLPSKKYLDTIEVNPKTLTAQFKEYAYLSSKLRFIIHNRKAGEDRSFYFENGIKTFVEAINKNKQHINETPFFVHESKGDIDCEIAIQYNNSYSETVLCFANNIRNPEGGSHLTGFRGGLTKSLNDYAKKNGFLKDNEEPLSGDDVREGLTAVISVKLPNTKLQFEGQTKSKLGNAEVRPAVESILKEAFDFFLNENPKDAGSIMEKNLLASKARKAAKAARESVIRKGALEGSILPGKLADCREKDPAKAEIFIVEGDSAGGSAKQGRDRETQAILPLWGKVLNTERARLDQIIKSDKFKTFISALGCGIGDQLNLNKLRYHKIIIMADADVDGSHIKTLHLTFLFRHLLPVIERGFVYSAMPPLFKAVWGKEKKYLVDEEEKDKFVAQMAGKNVTIQRFKGLGEMNPAELWETTMNPATRRLKQITVENAQEADAVFTMLMGEEVLPRKKFIMSNASQAEVDS is encoded by the coding sequence ATGCCAAAAGAAACCAAGTATTCCCAATACAACGCCGAACAAATCCAAATTCTCGAAGGACTTGATCCCGTAAGAAAACGCCCCGGAATGTATATTGGCTCAACCGACCAAACAGGTCTGCATCATTTAGTGACAGAGATAGTTAATAACGCTGTTGATGAAGCCCTAGCTGGATTTTGCAACCAAATTGTAATTTACTTTAACGCCGACAATTCCATTTCGGTAACAGACAATGGGCGGGGAATTCCAACCGATATTAAAAAAGAATACAACAAATCGGCTCTAGAACTGATGATGACCAAGCTCCACTCGGGAGGTAAGTTTGGCGAAGGGGGGTACAAAATTGCCGGTGGTCTTCATGGTGTTGGACTTTCGGTAACAAACGCCTTGTCCGAATTTTTTACCGTGGTAGTAAAGCGGGGATCCAGTTTAATGATTCAGGAATACACCAACAGCGTCCCCACCGAAGATGTTAAACCAATTTCCGAAGCAGAATTTAAAAGTAAATTCCCCAACGAATCCGACTATTTATTAAGCGGGGAATCTGGGTCTGTTTTTTACTTCTTACCTAGCAAAAAATATCTCGATACCATAGAAGTCAACCCCAAAACTTTAACCGCTCAATTTAAGGAGTACGCTTACCTTTCTTCCAAATTGCGCTTTATTATCCATAACCGCAAAGCGGGAGAAGATCGCTCTTTCTATTTTGAAAACGGCATCAAAACTTTTGTCGAAGCGATTAACAAAAACAAACAGCATATTAACGAAACTCCTTTTTTTGTTCACGAATCAAAAGGGGACATTGACTGCGAAATAGCCATCCAATACAACAATTCCTACTCCGAAACAGTTTTGTGTTTTGCCAACAACATTAGAAATCCCGAAGGGGGATCGCATTTAACTGGATTTAGGGGAGGACTGACAAAATCGCTTAATGATTATGCCAAAAAGAATGGCTTTCTTAAAGATAATGAGGAACCGCTCTCTGGCGACGATGTAAGAGAGGGTCTAACCGCAGTAATTTCAGTCAAGCTCCCCAACACCAAATTGCAGTTTGAAGGACAAACTAAATCCAAATTGGGAAATGCTGAAGTGCGACCGGCTGTCGAAAGTATTCTTAAAGAAGCTTTTGACTTTTTTCTTAATGAAAATCCCAAAGACGCCGGAAGCATTATGGAAAAAAATCTCCTTGCCTCCAAAGCCCGCAAAGCCGCCAAAGCGGCGCGCGAAAGTGTTATTAGAAAGGGCGCGCTAGAAGGAAGTATCTTGCCTGGAAAACTGGCGGACTGCCGAGAAAAAGATCCCGCCAAAGCCGAAATCTTTATTGTAGAAGGGGACTCTGCTGGCGGTAGCGCTAAACAGGGACGCGACCGCGAAACTCAAGCTATTTTACCTCTCTGGGGTAAGGTCTTAAACACCGAGCGAGCAAGGCTGGATCAAATTATCAAATCCGATAAATTTAAAACATTTATTTCGGCGCTGGGGTGTGGCATCGGAGACCAACTTAATTTAAACAAACTGCGCTACCATAAAATTATCATTATGGCAGATGCCGATGTTGACGGATCCCATATTAAAACCCTGCACTTAACTTTTTTGTTTCGCCATCTTTTACCAGTGATAGAGCGAGGCTTTGTTTATTCGGCAATGCCTCCACTTTTTAAGGCTGTCTGGGGTAAAGAAAAAAAGTATCTCGTGGACGAGGAGGAAAAAGACAAATTTGTAGCGCAAATGGCTGGAAAAAATGTTACTATTCAAAGATTTAAAGGATTGGGAGAGATGAATCCCGCGGAGTTGTGGGAAACAACGATGAATCCCGCTACCCGAAGATTAAAACAGATTACCGTGGAAAACGCCCAAGAGGCCGATGCCGTGTTTACCATGCTTATGGGAGAAGAGGTCTTGCCACGCAAAAAATTTATTATGTCCAATGCCTCGCAAGCCGAGGTAGATTCTTAA
- a CDS encoding sodium-translocating pyrophosphatase produces MILLYIVLATALLAIVYTVYLAKLVLAKPTGTPEMNEIAGFIREGANTYLKRQFKTIAPLIAVIFVLLLITAPEKDLAFARAFAFLMGSAFSATIGAFGMNIATRANVRVAQASKSSFSESLSIAFKAGATTGMLTVGLGLLGATIIYLLFREKATQVLVGFGFGGSLLAFFMRVGGGIYTKAADVGADLVGKVEKGIPEDDPRNAAVIADLVGDNVGDCAGMAADIFESYEVTLVAAMILGSATFGLPGVIFPLLVRALGIVTSAIGILSVRGDNKTQDGMGAIRKGFLVAAVLSIVGFYFLATGYASEIKFFYATTSGLILAVVVYYITEYFTSAKHKPVLEIAQSTQTGPATTILTGLVVGYESSVYSVLAIAVAIITAVLVFPGDTQAIAYGIALTGMGMLTTTGIIVSMDSFGPIADNAQGIAEMSKMEKGLDILDKLDSVGNTTKAATKGFAIGSAVVAATSLFESFVSDTHLIGIEITKPIVFVGLLLGATIPFLVSSMTIQAVSRAAYAIVNEVRRQFKEIKGIMEGKAKPEYDKIVTICTASAIKELVNPGLIAIAVPVAVVYLLGVEALGGLLVGMIATGQLLAIFMSNAGGAWDNAKKAIEAGLYGGKGSDAHKAAVVGDTVGDPLKDTAGPALNPLIKVINLVALLVAPTVALSHSPIIGIVALGIIIGVLYYQRQSRL; encoded by the coding sequence ATGATTCTACTCTACATTGTTCTAGCAACTGCCCTTTTAGCCATTGTTTACACCGTCTATCTGGCAAAACTGGTACTTGCCAAACCAACAGGAACACCGGAGATGAACGAGATTGCGGGGTTTATTAGAGAGGGCGCCAATACCTACTTAAAACGCCAGTTTAAGACCATAGCTCCTTTAATTGCTGTGATTTTTGTACTCTTGCTCATAACAGCGCCTGAAAAAGACCTAGCTTTTGCCCGAGCCTTTGCCTTTTTGATGGGGTCGGCATTTAGCGCCACGATTGGAGCTTTTGGCATGAATATTGCCACCCGCGCCAATGTAAGAGTGGCACAAGCTTCTAAGTCATCCTTTAGCGAATCTCTTTCGATTGCTTTTAAAGCCGGGGCAACAACCGGAATGCTTACAGTAGGACTGGGACTTTTAGGAGCGACGATTATTTATTTATTGTTTCGTGAGAAGGCAACGCAAGTTTTAGTTGGCTTTGGATTTGGCGGATCCCTTTTGGCTTTCTTTATGAGGGTGGGAGGGGGAATTTACACTAAAGCCGCCGATGTTGGTGCCGACCTAGTTGGAAAAGTTGAGAAGGGAATACCAGAAGATGACCCCCGAAACGCCGCCGTAATCGCGGATTTAGTCGGTGATAATGTTGGAGATTGCGCCGGAATGGCAGCCGATATTTTTGAAAGTTACGAAGTGACTTTAGTCGCGGCAATGATTTTGGGTAGCGCTACCTTTGGTCTCCCAGGAGTAATTTTTCCGCTTCTGGTTCGCGCTTTGGGAATTGTCACTTCGGCAATTGGAATTCTTTCCGTTCGGGGAGACAATAAAACCCAAGATGGAATGGGAGCAATTAGAAAAGGCTTTTTGGTTGCCGCCGTTCTTTCGATTGTGGGCTTCTACTTTTTAGCAACGGGATACGCTTCGGAAATTAAATTCTTTTACGCCACTACAAGCGGACTTATTTTGGCCGTTGTAGTCTATTACATCACCGAATACTTTACTTCGGCAAAACATAAACCTGTTTTAGAAATTGCCCAATCCACTCAAACCGGACCCGCCACGACCATTTTAACCGGCTTGGTTGTGGGCTACGAATCCAGCGTTTACTCGGTTTTGGCAATAGCCGTGGCAATTATTACCGCAGTTCTGGTTTTTCCAGGAGATACTCAAGCTATTGCCTACGGTATCGCCTTAACTGGCATGGGGATGCTTACAACTACAGGAATAATCGTCAGTATGGATTCTTTTGGACCGATTGCCGACAACGCTCAAGGAATTGCCGAAATGAGCAAAATGGAAAAGGGTCTGGATATTTTAGACAAGCTGGACTCTGTTGGCAACACCACAAAGGCTGCCACCAAGGGTTTTGCCATCGGAAGCGCTGTTGTTGCCGCAACAAGCCTTTTTGAATCCTTTGTTAGCGACACACATTTGATCGGCATAGAAATAACCAAACCGATTGTTTTTGTGGGGTTGTTACTTGGAGCAACAATTCCTTTTTTGGTTTCGTCAATGACTATTCAAGCGGTATCGCGAGCAGCCTACGCCATTGTTAACGAGGTTAGAAGACAGTTTAAAGAAATTAAAGGCATTATGGAAGGAAAAGCTAAACCAGAGTACGATAAGATAGTAACCATTTGCACGGCCTCGGCTATTAAAGAGTTGGTAAATCCCGGACTAATTGCCATTGCTGTTCCAGTTGCTGTGGTATATCTGCTTGGGGTAGAGGCATTGGGTGGACTTTTAGTTGGAATGATTGCCACAGGGCAATTATTAGCCATATTTATGAGCAACGCTGGGGGCGCTTGGGACAATGCCAAAAAAGCCATAGAGGCGGGTCTCTACGGTGGAAAAGGGTCAGATGCCCACAAGGCGGCTGTTGTGGGTGACACGGTTGGAGATCCCCTAAAAGATACCGCGGGACCGGCGCTTAATCCTTTAATTAAGGTTATTAATCTTGTAGCCTTACTTGTAGCGCCAACTGTTGCCTTGTCGCACAGTCCAATTATTGGAATCGTGGCGCTGGGAATTATTATAGGAGTTTTGTATTACCAAAGACAATCTCGTCTTTGA
- the gyrA gene encoding DNA gyrase subunit A: MDIERMDISEEMKKAYLDYAMSVIVNRALPDVKDGLKPVQRRIVYAMSEEGHSFSSKFVKCAAVVGEVLKKYHPHGDISVYDALVRMGQDFSLRYLLIDPQGNFGSVDGDPPAAMRYTECRLGKIAQELTGDIDKDTVDFIPNYSGEYQEPKVLPAVIPNVLLNGALGIAVGMATSIPTHNLGELIDGLVFMLDHPDLPPPTHGLLTQYTPFESTATVENLIKIIPGPDFPTGCLIYDTEGIMQYFATGKGKVVQRAKVEIEEGKNGKFTIAIYEIPFMVNKANLVEQIANLVKSKKVDGISDIRDESDRTGMRVAVEIKKDARPQQILNNLFKHTELQKAFNVNMVVLVDGEPKLLTLKMVLEEFIRHRQQIVFRRTLFLLAKAREREHILQGLKIALDHIEEVIKIIRASETPDIAKSKLMEKFKFSEIQATAILDMQLRRLAHLERQKIEEELSAILKMIDGYNLLLSSTQKGLELIKEEFLKIKTKYADPRRTKIIRSEITDFSDEELIKNEKVIVTISEGGYIKRLSQDSYKKQGRGGKGVKGAELKKEDFVYDIRSCSTHDVMYFFTDKGKVYQQRVWEIPDASRQAKGTPIVNLLNIAQDERITEFVNIPKDASFKFLTFVTEKGNVKKTALEDFSNIRTSGIVAITLAADDTLGWVKPTNEGDSLILITAKGKSIKFNQKAQIRQMGRTAAGVRGIKLGAGDKVVGCEIANNSKAELLVVTEKGYGKRTPLFEYPLQKRGGKGVKTAKVSTRNGNVTCTKVLAEIDAGIETDLLITSKEGQVIRLPIKTVAKQSRSTQGVILMRLSKTDSVSAVTLLEQSKTGIIPN; encoded by the coding sequence ATGGATATTGAGCGCATGGACATTTCGGAAGAAATGAAAAAGGCCTATTTAGACTACGCTATGTCGGTTATTGTCAACCGCGCCCTTCCCGATGTTAAAGACGGGCTAAAACCAGTCCAACGACGGATTGTCTACGCCATGTCCGAGGAAGGGCACTCGTTCTCATCCAAATTTGTTAAGTGCGCCGCTGTTGTGGGAGAAGTGCTAAAAAAATACCACCCCCACGGTGATATTTCGGTGTATGATGCTTTGGTTCGCATGGGTCAAGATTTTAGTTTGCGTTATTTGCTTATTGATCCACAGGGAAACTTTGGTTCGGTTGATGGCGACCCGCCCGCCGCTATGAGGTATACCGAATGTCGCCTAGGAAAAATTGCCCAGGAACTAACTGGTGATATTGACAAAGACACAGTGGATTTTATCCCGAACTATTCCGGGGAGTATCAAGAGCCTAAGGTATTACCGGCTGTAATTCCAAATGTTTTGTTGAACGGCGCGCTCGGGATTGCGGTTGGCATGGCAACCAGCATCCCCACCCACAATTTAGGAGAGTTAATCGATGGGCTGGTATTTATGCTCGACCACCCCGATCTCCCCCCTCCTACGCACGGTCTTCTCACCCAATATACCCCCTTTGAGTCCACTGCTACAGTTGAGAACCTGATAAAGATAATTCCCGGTCCTGACTTTCCAACCGGGTGTTTGATTTATGATACCGAGGGAATAATGCAGTATTTCGCCACCGGCAAGGGAAAAGTAGTCCAAAGAGCCAAGGTAGAAATAGAAGAGGGTAAAAACGGCAAATTTACCATTGCTATTTACGAAATTCCCTTTATGGTAAACAAGGCAAATTTGGTGGAACAAATTGCCAATTTGGTCAAAAGCAAAAAAGTGGACGGTATTTCGGATATTCGCGATGAGTCTGACAGAACAGGAATGCGTGTTGCCGTGGAAATAAAAAAAGACGCCCGACCACAGCAAATTTTAAATAACCTCTTTAAACACACCGAACTGCAAAAAGCCTTTAATGTCAATATGGTGGTTTTGGTTGATGGCGAGCCCAAGCTTTTGACACTCAAGATGGTTTTGGAGGAATTTATTAGACATAGACAACAAATAGTTTTCCGAAGAACCTTGTTTTTACTCGCCAAGGCGCGCGAAAGGGAGCACATTCTCCAGGGATTAAAAATTGCGCTAGATCATATAGAAGAAGTCATCAAAATTATTAGAGCAAGCGAAACGCCAGATATCGCAAAGAGTAAGTTGATGGAAAAATTTAAGTTCTCCGAGATTCAAGCCACAGCAATCTTGGATATGCAGTTGAGGAGGCTGGCTCATTTAGAAAGACAAAAAATCGAGGAAGAGCTGTCAGCTATTTTAAAAATGATTGATGGATACAACTTGCTTTTATCATCTACGCAAAAAGGGTTGGAGCTAATTAAAGAAGAGTTTCTTAAAATAAAGACCAAGTACGCCGATCCCCGAAGAACGAAAATAATCAGATCAGAAATTACAGACTTTAGTGACGAGGAGCTAATTAAAAATGAAAAAGTTATTGTAACAATTTCAGAGGGTGGTTACATTAAACGACTTTCGCAGGACTCTTACAAAAAGCAGGGGCGGGGGGGCAAAGGCGTTAAAGGGGCAGAGCTTAAAAAAGAAGATTTTGTCTATGACATTAGAAGCTGCTCCACCCACGATGTGATGTATTTTTTTACCGATAAAGGCAAAGTTTATCAACAGCGAGTCTGGGAAATTCCCGACGCCTCAAGACAAGCTAAGGGGACACCTATTGTGAATCTGCTTAACATTGCTCAAGATGAGCGCATTACCGAGTTTGTTAACATTCCCAAGGACGCCAGCTTTAAGTTTCTTACATTTGTTACCGAAAAAGGCAATGTCAAAAAGACCGCTTTAGAGGATTTTTCTAATATTAGAACTTCGGGAATAGTTGCCATTACGCTAGCGGCCGATGATACTTTAGGATGGGTCAAGCCTACAAACGAGGGAGATTCTTTGATTTTAATTACCGCCAAGGGTAAGTCAATTAAATTTAATCAAAAAGCGCAAATCAGACAAATGGGGCGTACCGCAGCAGGCGTAAGGGGAATTAAGCTGGGGGCGGGGGATAAGGTTGTGGGATGCGAAATAGCCAATAACAGCAAAGCGGAGCTTTTAGTTGTAACCGAAAAAGGCTATGGCAAAAGAACCCCGCTTTTCGAATACCCACTGCAAAAAAGAGGTGGCAAGGGTGTAAAAACAGCCAAAGTCAGCACAAGAAATGGGAATGTTACTTGCACCAAAGTCCTTGCCGAAATTGACGCGGGTATTGAGACCGATCTTTTAATTACCTCCAAAGAAGGACAAGTAATAAGACTCCCAATAAAAACGGTGGCAAAACAAAGCCGTAGTACCCAAGGGGTAATACTTATGCGATTAAGCAAAACAGATAGTGTCTCAGCAGTTACATTGTTAGAACAATCTAAAACAGGGATTATCCCGAATTAG